The following are encoded in a window of Sorex araneus isolate mSorAra2 chromosome 11, mSorAra2.pri, whole genome shotgun sequence genomic DNA:
- the LOC101537739 gene encoding LOW QUALITY PROTEIN: up-regulator of cell proliferation-like (The sequence of the model RefSeq protein was modified relative to this genomic sequence to represent the inferred CDS: substituted 1 base at 1 genomic stop codon), with protein MVKDQIIGPILAWIAQSRARQLPETFLTLRPKHCGTVGFSEPLWPESLGVEHFVWEMGQFYEAESCLVEAGKMPACQRRFAHFPSLALELLLKGLPLELVDGSTLSTPMRWVTGLLEELHECLERRSRLVVLSALGVPGTGKSTLLNTMFGLQFATGRVCSSRGAFMQLIMVTEGFSQDLGCDHILVIDSGGLMSGSLTTAGERFKLEASLATLIMALSNVTVVRLAETRDIPPAISHAFLRLEKTGHMPNYQFVYQNLSPTLREWRQLLDQASDASRASVHVEKQGDDIRTLADLAFCDPEKQHIWHIPGLRHGVPPMAAVSLGYGEAIFEXKRCLLENIRNGLSNQNKNIPQLIELVRQVDECGEACRGHSLSE; from the exons ATGGTTAAGGACCAGATCATTG gccCTATTCTGGCTTGGATAGCGCAGTCAAGGGCAAGACAgcttccagagacatttcttaCCCTGAGACCCAAGCATTGTGGAACTGTGGGCTTCAGTGAGCCCCTTTGGCCGGAGTCCCTGGGAGTGGAGCACTTCGTGTGGGAGATGGGACAGTTTTATGAGGCAGAGAGTTGTCTTGTGGAGGCAGGGAAGATGCCTGCATGCCAGAGGCGGTTTGCCCACTTCCCGAGCTTGGCGTTGGAGTTGTTGCTAAAGGGCCTACCCCTGGAGCTGGTGGATGGGAGTACTCTCAGCACCCCCATGCGCTGGGTCACAGGACTCCTGGAGGAACTGCATGAATGCCTGGAGAGAAGATCAAGACTGGTGGTCCTGTCTGCACTGGGTGTGCCGGGCACAGGGAAGTCCACCCTGCTCAATACCATGTTTGGTCTGCAATTTGCCACAGGCAGGGTCTGTAGCTCTCGAGGAGCCTTCATGCAACTTATAATGGTGACTGAGGGCTTTAGCCAGGACCTGGGCTGTGACCATATCCTAGTGATAGATTCTGGGGGTTTGATGAGTGggtccctgaccacagctggggaAAGGTTTAAGTTGGAAGCTTCTCTGGCCACTTTGATTATGGCACTAAGTAATGTCACTGTGGTCAGGTTAGCTGAAACAAGGGACATTCCTCCCGCCATTTCGCATGCATTTCTGAGGCTGGAGAAAACAGGGCACATGCCCAACTATCAGTTCGTATACCAGAACCTCAGTCCTACACTGAGAGAATGGAGGCAGCTCCTGGATCAAGCAAGTGATGCGAGCAGAGCATCAGTGCACGTGGAGAAACAGGGTGACGACATTCGGACTCTGGCCGACTTGGCTTTTTGTGACCCAGAGAAGCAGCACATTTGGCATATCCCTGGGTTGCGGCATGGAGTGCCTCCCATGGCTGCTGTGAGCCTGGGATATGGTGAAGCCATTTTTGAATAGAAAAGATGCTTATTAGAAAACATCAGGAATGGTCTGTCCAACCAGAACAAAAACATTCCGCAGCTCATTGAGTTGGTGAGACAAGTTGATGAGTGTGGAGAGGCTTGCCGTGGGCACTCTCTTTCTGAGTAA